In the Oryza glaberrima chromosome 6, OglaRS2, whole genome shotgun sequence genome, one interval contains:
- the LOC127776052 gene encoding bZIP transcription factor 46 — protein sequence MELPADGSALARQGSIYSLTFDEFQSALGSAGKDFGSMNMDELLRNIWTAEESQAIAPAAAAASAAAVVGDAQQQQQPIQRQGSLTLPRTLSQKTVDEVWRDIMGLGGDDDEDPAAAAAAAAPAQRQPTLGEMTLEEFLVRAGVVREDMGQTIVLPPQAQALFPGSNVVAPAMQLANGMLPGVVGVAPGAAAAMTVAAPATPVVLNGLGKVEGGDLSSLSPVPYPFDTALRVRKGPTVEKVVERRQRRMIKNRESAARSRARKQAYIMELEAEVAKLKEQKAELQKKQVEMIQKQKDEVMERITQQLGPKAKRFCLRRTLTGPC from the exons ATGGAGTTGCCGGCGGATGGGAGCGCGCTGGCGAGGCAGGGGTCGATCTACTCGCTGACGTTCGACGAGTTCCAGAGCGCGCTGGGAAGCGCCGGGAAGGATTTCGGGTCGATGAACATGGATGAGCTGCTGCGCAACATCTGGACGGCGGAGGAGTCGCAGGCCatagcgccggcggcggcggctgcttcggcggcggcggtggttggggacgcgcagcagcagcagcagccgatccAGAGGCAGGGGTCGCTGACGCTGCCACGCACGCTGAGCCAGAAGACGGTGGACGAGGTGTGGCGCGACATCATGGGCttgggcggcgacgacgacgaagaccccgcggcggcggcggctgcggcggcgcccgcgcagCGGCAGCCGACGCTGGGGGAGATGACGCTGGAGGAGTTCCTGGTGCGGGCCGGCGTCGTGCGGGAGGACATGGGGCAGACCATCGTGCTGCCGCCGCAGGCGCAGGCGTTGTTCCCCGGGAGCAATGTGGTCGCCCCGGCCATGCAGCTCGCCAACGGGATGCTGCCTGGtgtcgtcggcgtcgcccccggcgccgccgccgcgatgacggtggcggcgccggccacgCCGGTGGTGCTGAACGGGCTGGGGAAGGTGGAGGGCGGGGATCTCTCGTCGCTCTCGCCGGTGCCTTACCCATTCGACACCGCGCTCAGGGTGAGGAAGGGCCCTACCGTCGAGAAGGTGGTGGAGAGGCGGCAGAGGCGGATGATCAAGAACAGGGAGTCCGCTGCTAGGTCTCGCGCGCGGAAGCAG GCATATATAATGGAGTTGGAAGCTGAGGTGGCAAAACTGAAGGAACAGAAGGCTGAATTGCAGAAAAAACAG GTGGAAATGATACAGAAGCAAAAGGATGAG